The proteins below come from a single Balaenoptera acutorostrata chromosome 2, mBalAcu1.1, whole genome shotgun sequence genomic window:
- the VAV1 gene encoding proto-oncogene vav isoform X3 encodes MELWRQCTHWLIQCRVLPPSHRVTWDGAQVCELAQALRDGVLLCQLLNNLLPHAINLREVNLRPQMSQFLCLKNIRTFLSTCYEKFGLKRSELFEAFDLFDVQDFGKVIYTLSALSWTPIAQNKGIMPFPTEEESVGDEDIYSGLSDQIDDTVEEDEDLYDCVENEEAEGDEVYEDLMRTEPVPMQPKMTEYDKRCCCLREIQQTEEKYTDTLGSIQQHFMKPLQRFLKPQDVEIIFINIEDLLRVHTHFLKEMKEALANPSAPTLYQVFIKYKERFLIYGRYCSQVESATKHLDRVATAREDVQMKLEECSQRANNGRFTLRDLLMVPMQRVLKYHLLLQELVKHTQDATEKENLRLALDAMRDLAQCVNEVKRDNETLRQITNFQLSIENLDQSLAHYGRPKIDGELKITSVERRSKMDRYAFLLDKALLICKRRGDTYDLKDFVNLHSFQVRDDSSGERDNKKWTHMFLLIEDQGAQGYELFFKTRELKKKWMEQFEMAISNIYPENATANGHDFQMFSFEETTSCKACQMLLRGTFYQGYRCQRCRAPAHKECLGRVPPCGRHGQDFSGTMKKDKPHRRAQDKKRNELGLPKMEVCQEYYGLPPPPGAIGPFLRLSPGDIVELTKAEAEQNWWEGRNTSTNEVGWFPCNRVKPYVHGPPQDLSVHLWRKPRLREDK; translated from the exons TTCCTGTGCCTCAAGAATATCCGCACCTTCCTGTCTACCTGCTATGAGAAGTTCGGCCTCAAGCGGAGTGAGCTCTTTGAGGCCTTTGACCTCTTTGATGTGCAGGATTTCGGGAAG GTCATCTACACTCTGTCCGCTCTGTCCTGGACGCCAATTGCCCAGAACAAGGGGATCAT GCCTTTCCCCACTGAGGAGGAGAGTGTGGGGGATGAGGACATCTACAGTGGCCTGTCCGACCAGATCGA CGACACGGTGGAGGAGGATGAGGACCTGTACGACTGCGTGGAGAACGAGGAGGCCGAGGGCGACGAGGTGTACGAGGACCTCATGCGCACGGAGCCGGTGCCCATGCAG CCCAAGATGACAGAGTATGACAAGCGGTGCTGCTGTCTGCGGGAGATCCAGCAGACGGAAGAGAAGTACACGGACACGCTGGGCTCCATCCAACAG caTTTTATGAAGCCCTTGCAGCGGTTCCTTAAACCTCAAGACGTTGAGATCATCTTCATCAACATCGAG GACCTGCTTCGTGTGCACACCCACTTCCTAAAGGAGATGAAGGAAGCCCTGGCCAACCCCAGTGCACCCACCCTCTACCAGGTCTTCATCAAATACAAGGAGAG GTTCCTCATCTATGGCCGCTACTGCAGCCAGGTGGAGTCAGCCACCAAGCACCTGGACCGTGTGGCTACAGCCCGGGAGGATGTGCAGATgaagctggag GAATGTTCTCAGCGAGCGAACAACGGGAGGTTCACCTTACGGGACCTGTTGATGGTGCCCATGCAGCGGGtcctcaaatatcacctccttctCCAG GAGCTGGTGAAACACACGCAGGACGCAACGGAGAAGGAGAACTTGCGGCTGGCCCTGGATGCCATGAGG GACCTGGCACAGTGCGTGAACGAGGTCAAGCGGGACAACGAGACGCTGAGGCAGATCACCAACTTCCAGCTGTCCATTGAGAACCTG GACCAGTCTCTGGCCCACTATGGCCGACCCAAGATCGATGGCGAGCTCAAGATCACTTCTGTGGAGCGGCGCTCCAAGATGGACAG GTACGCCTTCCTGCTCGACAAAGCTCTGCTCATCTGTAAGCGCCGAGGGGACACCTATGACCTCAAGGACTTTGTGAACCTGCACAGCTTCCAGGTTAGAGATGACTCCTCCGGAGAGCGGGACAACAAGAAG TGGACCCACATGTTCCTCCTGATTGAGGACCAAGGTGCCCAGGGCTATGAGCTGTTTTTCAAGACACGGGAACTGAAGAAGAAGTGGATGGAGCAGTTCGAGATGGCCAT CTCCAACATCTACCCCGAGAACGCCACTGCCAACGGGCATGACTTCCAGATGTTTTCCTTTGAGGAGACCACGTCCTGCAAGGCTTGCCAGATGCTGCTGAG AGGCACTTTCTATCAGGGCTACCGTTGTCAGAGGTGCCGGGCACCTGCACACAAGGAGTGTCTGGGGAGGGTCCCTCCATGTGGTCGACACGGGCAAG ATTTTTCAGGAACTATGAAGAAG GATAAGCCACATCGGCGGGCTCAAGACAAAAAGAGGAATGAGCTGG gcctGCCCAAGATGGAGGTGTGCCAGGAGTACTATGGGCTGCCTCCACCCCCTGGAGCCATTGGACCTTTTCTACGCCTCAGCCCTGGAGACATTGTGGAACTCACCAAGGCCGAAGCTGAACAGAACTGGTGGGAG GGCAGGAATACGTCCACCAATGAAGTTGGCTGGTTTCCCTGTAACAGGGTCAAGCCCTACGTGCAC GGTCCCCCTCAGGACCTGTCTGTTCATCTCTG gaggaaaccgaggctcagagaggacaagTGA